The Pedobacter ginsengisoli region AACAAGTTCGAACGGCTTTAGTCACAACAGCGAGGAGATTATTTACCACAGCAGACTTGACGGAACCTATTTTGAATTCAGCATGAGTGAGCAGAGCGCCAGTTACGGCGTAAACCCGGAAATCATAGCCCTGTATGACCCTTCAGATTTGCGCTTACCCCTTTATTTTCAAAAGAATAGCCTGGGCAATTACAATATGAAACCTATTAACAACACCAATACTGCCCCCTTCACCGGGCTTGCGACCGATGAAATCTACCTCATCAAAGCTGAATGCCTTGCCAGAAGAGGTCAAACCCAAGATGCAATGGCTCTATTAAACCAGTTGCTGTCCACGCGCTGGGACTCCAATGCCACCGGCACAACAAAACCTTACACGAACCTTAGCGCCTTAAACCCTGATGAAGCCCTACAAAAAATACTTCTTGAACGCAGAAAATCATTGATCTGGCGGAGCCTCAGGTGGACCGATCTGAAACGCCTTAACCTGGAGGGGGCAAATATCCAGCTCCTGAGAAAAATCGGAGATCAAACTTATACACTGATGCCCAACAGTCCGAAATATGTACTGCCTATCCCTGAAGATGAGCGTGCTCTTAGCGGATTAACACAAAACCCAAGATAACACGGTTACGCAATAATTAAAATGACATGAATAATTTTTTTCAAGTACTGCTATCGATTCTGTTCCTAACCACTACAGCAAGTGCTCAAGGGACTCAAATTAGTCTCCACGGAACAATTGACTCCTCCATCATCAATTTTTTCAACAGCCGGGAACTACTGGTAAAAGTACATGACCCCATAAAAAAGCTGTTGAATAATGAGGAAATCATAACAGTACCCATTCAGGAAAAAGGAAAATTCCAGCTGCAGATCTCCAGTACTACACCTTTCACCTATCTTTCTTTCTGGGCTAAGGACAATAAAAGTGGTTCAGGAGCTCGCTTACCTATCCAATTTCAGGCCCGAAATGCTAATTTTTTGGAGGAACAATATTTTTTCCAGCAAGGCGACAGCATTAAAATGTTTATTTCCAAAAACGGGAATATGGGCTTTAGCGGCAAAGGTTCAGAGAAACTAAAATACCAGAATTATGTCTTTAACTTGCCTGGCTTTTTAAGCTTAATTCAACGCCGAAGCACAGAGCTGATCAATCTTCGGGATTATGCTTTGGTAAACGAACTGGAAGATCAGGTACTGGAACTGGAATGCAACTTACGAAGAAAACTGCTGGAAAGCTATCAGCAGCAATTCAGCCCCGACGTCTACCAGCTTTTACAGCTCGACGCAAATTCCAGTGCCGCATACCTGCGACTGCGTTCGAACGCTCTGGTTCCAAACGGATCTAATGACGTGTTCATCCAGCAATATTACAAAAATCACGTACCAGAACGCCACCTCAGTGCAACAGGTCCGAAACTTCTGAGCAGCTCTCCATATTACTTAGAATACCTTTTACTTCGTGAGCTCCAGCTTGAAATGTATACCGAATCCAAAAACAACAGTGGTAACATTTATCCTAGATTACTTATCACAATGAACAATAAATACTCAGGAGAACTGAAGGATCAATTGTTACTACTGCTGGTCACCAAGTCACCAGAAGAATCCATTAAGCCAATTATTGATAAGATTATCAACCTTATCGGAGATCAGACTATCAAAAATGCATTGGGGCGTTGGAAGGATAAACAATCTGCTTCCGCTTTTCCCTTTGAACTCCAGGACGTAAATGGAAAACGATACCATCTGAAAGATTTTGAAGGGAAAGTGCTGGTAATGGACTTCTGGTTCACAGGGTGTGCGGCCTGCATGCAACTCAACGCTGCAATGGAAAAAATCATGCAGCACTATAAGAATAATAAACAGGTTGTATTTGTGACAGTAAGTTCGGATAACAACAAGGAATCGTGGGAAAAAAGTCTATTTACAGGACGTTACACCTCCGAGGGTACCATTAATTTATATACGAATGGACTTGGAATGGCTCATCCCCTACTCAAGTATTACAATTTCCAGGGTGCTCCCAGGCAACTGATCATTAATAAAAAAGGAAAGCTAGTGTCCTCAGCACCTCCTCGTGCAGACATTGAAACAAAAGTGGACAATAAAAACTCAATGGTGCAACCCGCTTCCCTTAATGCCAATTCCCGTGCATTAATTAAGCTGATAGATCAGCTTTTATGACAACCCAGAAAATAAACTGCAGTAAAAAGGGCCGCTTTCTGGCCCTTTTTACTGCTTATTGATAAAGCCTTTTTGTTGGACTTTCTGTTGCAGTTGAATTGTTATCCTCTTCTACCTGCTCCAGATCACTATAATTGAACGTGGTGATACTAGCAGGAAGCGCTGGAGAAAAAGTAATTGTACATGACTGGGCAGTCACTTGATTACAGGCAGTCGCCGGCGATGGATTTGACACATACACTCCTGGTGAAGTTTGATAGTAGGTAGTTGCAAAACGTAAATTCCCTTTAGTGCTGGTAAATGCACTGGCGCTTAATGCAATTGCTGCAACCGCAACGCCATAAAAT contains the following coding sequences:
- a CDS encoding TlpA family protein disulfide reductase, giving the protein MNNFFQVLLSILFLTTTASAQGTQISLHGTIDSSIINFFNSRELLVKVHDPIKKLLNNEEIITVPIQEKGKFQLQISSTTPFTYLSFWAKDNKSGSGARLPIQFQARNANFLEEQYFFQQGDSIKMFISKNGNMGFSGKGSEKLKYQNYVFNLPGFLSLIQRRSTELINLRDYALVNELEDQVLELECNLRRKLLESYQQQFSPDVYQLLQLDANSSAAYLRLRSNALVPNGSNDVFIQQYYKNHVPERHLSATGPKLLSSSPYYLEYLLLRELQLEMYTESKNNSGNIYPRLLITMNNKYSGELKDQLLLLLVTKSPEESIKPIIDKIINLIGDQTIKNALGRWKDKQSASAFPFELQDVNGKRYHLKDFEGKVLVMDFWFTGCAACMQLNAAMEKIMQHYKNNKQVVFVTVSSDNNKESWEKSLFTGRYTSEGTINLYTNGLGMAHPLLKYYNFQGAPRQLIINKKGKLVSSAPPRADIETKVDNKNSMVQPASLNANSRALIKLIDQLL